Genomic window ([Empedobacter] haloabium):
TCTGACCATCCGCGAGGACGCGCACCTGCTGTTCGGCTTCGGCCATGCCGAGGAACGCGCGGTGTTCCGCCAGCTGATCAAGATCAGCGGCATCGGCGCACGCACGGCGCTGGCGATCCTGTCCGGCATGTCGATCGCCGATCTGTCGCAGGCCGTCACGCGCCAGGAAGCGGGGCGCCTCGTGAAAGTGCCTGGCATCGGCAAGAAGACGGCAGAGCGCCTGCTGCTGGAGCTGAAGGGCAAGCTGGGGCCGGACCTGGGCGCGGTCGGCGGCGTCGCGGCCGTGCCGGACGCGCAGACGGACATCCTCAACGCCCTGCTCGCGCTGGGCTACTCCGACAAGGAAGCGCTGCTGGCGCTGAAGACGGTGCCCGCCGGTGCCTCCGTTTCGGACGGCATCAAGCAGGCGCTCAAAGCGCTGTCGAAGGGCTAAGCCATGAGTATCCAGACCGACGATTTCACACCCCAGCGCATCATCGACGCGGCCCCGTCCTCGCCCAACGAGGAAGCGATCGAACGCGCACTGCGCCCCAAGCTGCTGGACGAATACGTCGGGCAGGAGAAGATCCGCAGCCAGCTGGAGATCTTCATCACGGCCGCGCGCGGGCGCAGCGAAGCGCTCGACCACACCTTGCTGTTCGGCCCACCGGGCCTGGGCAAGACGACGCTGGCCAACATCATCGCGCGCGAGATGGGCGTGAACCTGCGCCAGACCTCCGGCCCCGTGCTGGAACGCCCGGGCGACCTGGCCGCGCTGCTGACGAACCTGGAAGCGAACGACGTGCTGTTCATCGACGAG
Coding sequences:
- the ruvA gene encoding Holliday junction branch migration protein RuvA encodes the protein MIGRLSGILLEKNPPQLLVDVQGVGYEVDVPMSTFYNLPHTGERVMLYTHLTIREDAHLLFGFGHAEERAVFRQLIKISGIGARTALAILSGMSIADLSQAVTRQEAGRLVKVPGIGKKTAERLLLELKGKLGPDLGAVGGVAAVPDAQTDILNALLALGYSDKEALLALKTVPAGASVSDGIKQALKALSKG